The sequence below is a genomic window from Desulfovibrio litoralis DSM 11393.
AAAATAATGGAATAACAGAAGGATTTCACCGGAAAATGAAGTTGATACAACGCCGGGCTTATGGCTTTAGAAATTTTGAGAATTACCGCTTACGCGTTAGAGTTTTGTGCTGTTAGGAATAGAAAATACAATCAAATTTTGGTCGGAAAAATGCTCTGAATTTTAGCCTGCCCCTGTCTTTGGTGTAGAGCCATTTAAATTCAGTATTAATTGATCTTTTATTTGTTGAGATCATTATACTGAGCTTATTTAATCCCTACCCATTCATACATTCATCTTTGCCAAAGCTTCTAAAATAACTTTATTGAATATTTTATCATTTTAAACACAAACAATTTCATATAAGAAAAAATTGCACAAAATATTAAAGAGCTAAAACGAGAAGATGGCTACCTTCGTAATAAAGGTAGCCATCTTTCATCTAATATGCTGAATTTTCTTATCTTTTGTGGTGCCCAGGGCCGGACTTGAACCGGCACAGTCGTTGCCAACCGAGGGATTTTAAGTCCCTTGTGTCTACCAATTCCACCACCCGGGCAATTTGGGTGCTTGATGTTTTTTAAACCTTGTTTAAAGAGGCTTAACTGCGAGAATTTGATATAATCAAAGACAAAGCAGAACATCAAAATGCGTTAATGGAAAATTCCTTTTGCCATGCCTTAAGTTAAGAGTCAAGAGTTTTTATTAAAAAAAAATAAAATTTTATAAAAATAATCGCATTGTTTAAAAGAGCTTATTAAATCAAAGCGTTGCTGAATTAAAATATTATTAACCAAAGCCAAACTTTACCTTTTCAACTTTTAACTTTCTTCGTTTGAAACTTTTTGAATATTATCATCAACTTGCTGAACCGAAACCGACAAATTATTTAAAATACGCTCCCATTCCAAAGTATATTTTTCAATCGCCAAACTCAATTCTTCGCCCTC
It includes:
- a CDS encoding transposase, with amino-acid sequence EKIKQLKQIPFQPLKTLGKTLESWQEEVACMFRFVKNNGITEGFHRKMKLIQRRAYGFRNFENYRLRVRVLCC